The Leclercia sp. S52 genome has a segment encoding these proteins:
- a CDS encoding MarR family winged helix-turn-helix transcriptional regulator: MSQTTTSSDSGSSFHREEFPFYWIVNVYARYTQVMEITLKKVQLDVSRFRVLMITEQYGKASISQISEYAMTKMPTVTKIVGRLRDDGLVTTASSVQDARVTEVMLTDAGREKVAEAHRLTSKVFEKGFKGMTAAQMEKMNLSLAKVLDNLNEL, translated from the coding sequence AAACCACTACATCGTCAGACAGCGGCTCCTCTTTTCATCGCGAAGAGTTCCCGTTCTACTGGATCGTTAATGTCTATGCGCGTTACACGCAAGTGATGGAAATCACACTGAAAAAGGTGCAGCTCGATGTTTCCCGCTTTCGGGTGCTGATGATTACCGAGCAGTACGGTAAGGCCAGCATCTCGCAGATCTCCGAATATGCGATGACCAAGATGCCGACCGTGACCAAAATCGTCGGTCGCCTACGGGATGACGGCCTGGTGACCACCGCCAGCAGCGTCCAGGACGCCAGGGTCACCGAGGTGATGCTGACCGATGCCGGGCGTGAAAAAGTGGCCGAGGCGCACCGTCTTACCAGCAAAGTTTTTGAGAAGGGTTTTAAGGGCATGACCGCCGCCCAGATGGAAAAAATGAACCTGTCGCTGGCGAAGGTGCTCGATAATCTGAACGAGCTCTGA